Part of the Nicotiana tabacum cultivar K326 chromosome 20, ASM71507v2, whole genome shotgun sequence genome, CAAAACAGAGTAATGAATTGGCTAAGTGTCAAGCCCGGAGGGCAACTCTCGAGGAAGTCTGTGCTCGAGGGTTTGACCTTGCCGAAGAGATAGCCGAAGCACAGGTACGGGATACCGATGCTAGATTTCTTGTCTCCTCTAATGATAAGGACATGTGAGTGGCTCTGAGGATGAGGAAAGTGAAGAAGATTCTTCTAAAGGGGAAAAAGATTCAGAAGGTAAAGCCACCAGAGATGAAGACAGCACTCCCGGATACGTGGCCCCGAAAATAGATTAAGTTTCTATTTTTGTATAAGAGCCCCTTGTTGTAATATGCTTTGTAAATTTCCTGGATGAATATAAAGTAGCTTTTTGCTTTGTTCCTGATTTGTGCTGACTTTTTATTTTGTCTCCATTCATGAATTTTTTTGATGATTCACATGTTAAGTTCGAGTATTGGTTTAGACTTGCAATAagcccttaggcttttattgCCCAAAATCGTACCCCTTAGGGTTTTAGATGATCCCCGAGCCAAACTTAAAGTCAAATTAAAGAGAGCTAGGGGCCTTTGGTCTGAGTTAAATGAGAATGGGGTCTTAGACTCCCATAGGCCTTTGACCCTATATTTCTTTTTTAAGCTAGCCCTTGGGCTCTTGTATATCTGCCCTTACGCTCTTTTTAGATTGGCCCTTAGGCTATATTAGATTGGCCCTTAGGTTCTTTAAATTGAGTCGTTTTGGCCTCTAAAATGGCTATATAGTTTTCCCTCACTTCGGCTAAAGACTTAATGAAATTTTAGTTATGCCTAAGCATGTAtttttgtacccgttgggttTTTCGAAGGCTCGATGTATCAGAACCTTATTAGTCATTCTGTTTGCGTGGACATAATCAAATGCCTCTTAAGAGTTTTTCGAAGGATGGTGTTATCAAAGCCCTTGGATTGTTCGAGGGCtaatttatcgaagcccttagATTTTTCGGTGCCGAATTTATCGATGCcctttatgtttttcttttgttgggggtagcctgatttaaccggTTTTCCAATGTTTGAAGGACTTTAGTTTTATAGCAAAAATTGGACATCTTCGAGCCGCACTTTTTTGGCCGTAGCCTAATATAACCATAGTTTTTAGTATGGCCGTAGCCTTCGGGTTTGTCACTTGGACTGGTTTCCCGATAACTtttcgaacttgttcgaaaaGTTAGTCCCCGAGTAAGTTGGCCTTGGCCTTCGTTTTgagggggtgcctctttgaggtcttatattGACTATCAGTGACAGTCCTCGAGTATTTCAGGGTGCCTCTTTGAGATTTTATATTGACTGTCAGTGGTAGTCCCTGGGTATTTCAGGGTGCTTTGGCCCTTGAGCCGCTTCCCGTAGGATTGTAAGTCTAGAGCTCGTATGAGATACAAAGTGTTTTTTGATATAACCAGAATGCTTCTTCAAATAGTTAatacatgtgtacatgttttTCCATCGAGGATCGATTATTCTATATAGAGACGGTTCATTTGACcctttggcccattacaaagttctcctgCCGAGGCCCTCTTAGGCGTGAGATATCTTTACCAAAAATgtaacctccgagggtgatgccccccagtattcgaggttgattgaagagaagccttgaatacttgttgagtgaCCCTTAGGCAGCATATAGGTGTTGCCtaattaaaaaccttgccggtaaaatccatttgggataaaactcgttctaagggaaaaagagtgcaacacatgctttcaaACCCAAGGTCTTCGAGCTCAGCAGTATTATCGCTTGAGCATTGATATATTCCAGTTATTTGGAAGTTGTTCACCTCCAATTGTGCtgagtttgtaggatcctttcccTATGACTCCGAGGACAccatatggtccttcccaattgggACCTAGCttcccttcgtttgggtctcgagtgttAAGAGTGACTTTCCTCAGTACTAATTCCCCGACTTTGAAATATTGGAGGTTTGTCCTtctgttgtaatacctttcgattcttTGTTATTGCGCGGTCGTTCGTATTAATGCGACCTTATGTTTTTCATCTAGTAGCTCGAGAGAAGTGTTCATCGCTTCGTGAGTTTTGAGCCTTCAGTGGAATGTTGAAACCTTGTGCTAGGCTTCCCGACCTCGACTGGATCAAAGCGTTGGATCCATATACAAAAGAAAATGGGGTCTCCCCCGTGCTTGACTTtgatgttgtccgatatgcccataatACCTCGAGCAACAcctctctccatttccccttggCATCATCTAGCCATTTCTTCATGTTTCGAATAATCTTTTTGTTGGTGGACTCGACCTGCCCATTTGCACTTGGGTGATAAGGTgctgataggatccttttgattttatggtcctcgaggaattttgtcactttgctgccgatgaaccgttttccattgtcacatattatttcggcaggtatcccgaaccgacatatgatgtggtcccatatgaaattgatgacttctttttctcttactttctcgaaggcatgcgcttcaacccattttgagaagtagccAGTCATAAACAATATGAAACTAGCTTTCCCTGGCACCGTTGTTAGGGGGTTGACGATGTCTATCCCCCAATTCATGAATGCCTACAGTGataggactgagtggagttgTTCACTGCGTTGATGAATTATTAGTGCAAATCTCTGGAATTTATCACACTTCCGAACGAACTCCTTggtatctttttccatgctatcccaataatatcctgcttTGATCACCTTGCGAACCAGAGAGTCTGCACCAGGATGGTTCCCAGAGGagccctcgtggatttctcgtagTACATAATCTGTATCCCCGGGTCCCAAGCACACTGCCAATGGTACATCAAAGGTTTTTCTGTATAACGTTCCATTTTCATCAAGCGAAAATCGAGCTGCTTTGGCTCGGAGTGTTCTTGACTCCTTTAGGTCTGCGGGGAGCTTCCCATGctttaaataatcaatatacTTATTCTTCTAATTCCATATTAAGCTCATCGAGTTAATCTCTGCATGGCCTTCTTCGATCATTAACTTTGATAACTGGATGACAGCCCCCTGGACGATACCGTCTTCTTTGACTGATGATCCTATGTTTGCTAGTGCGTCGGCCTTGCTGTTCTGTTTTCGAGGTACATGGTCCAGTGTCCATCCCTTGAAGCAGTGCAGTGTTATTTAaagtttgtccaagtacctctgcattcgatcttcttgAACCTCGAAGCTTCTGTTTACGTGGTTTACCACCAAAAGGGAATCACACTTTGCCTCGATGACCTCCGCTCCAAGGCCCTTAGCTAGTTCAAGACCTGtgatcatggcttcatactcggcctcattgttagtcaatttagaagttttgatagattgtctaataacACTGCCCGTAGGTAGTTTCAAAATGatgccgagcccggaccctttcacattcaaGGCACCGTCTATGAAAAGAGTAAAAACCCCCGCTGATGTACCCATTTTTAGCAAGAGTTCTTTTTTTACTTCGGGTACGAGGTCAAGTGCGAAGTCGACCACGAAGtcttccaaaatttgagacttgatggccgtccgaggctgatattcgatatcatatccTCTAAGTTCGATGTCCCACTTGGCCAATCTGCCCGATAATTCGGGCTTATGCAAGACATTTAGAAGCTGATATGTAGTTAGTACAcgtataggatgacattgaaaatatgtttttaatttcctagatgcacttattaatgcaagagctaatGTTTTCCAAATATGGATACCTGGTTTCGGCATCCCCTAGGGTCCGactcacataataaataggaaattgcgtaccttgctcttctcgaaccaatatgccacttaccgctacttctgacATGGATAGATACAAGTAGAGTGTTTCATCCTCCTTCGGAGTATGGAGCAAAAGAGGGCTCGAGGGATACCGTTTTAATTCTTCCAGGGTCCATgcaaagttattcttctttttaagCAGGGAGAAAAACTGATGGCTCTGATCTGATGATCTCGAGATGAATTGACCCAGGGCAGCAATCTGTCCGATCAGCCATTGCACGGCTTTCACATTGTTCACCATAGTGATTTCCTCAatggctttaattttatttgGATTGATCTCGATGCCTCTGTTCGATACAATGAAGCCCAagaacttgcccgagccgactCCAAAAGCgtatttctcggggttgagcttcatgttataaTTTCTAAGGATGTCGAATGTTACCttcaaatgggtcaaatggtcctctgcgcacaaGGACTTAACTAATATATCattaatataaacttccatggatttttCTATCTGatgttcgaacatcttattaactaaacGTTGATATGTGGCTCCTGCATTTTTTTAGCCCAaaaggcattacattataacaatacgttccatacTAGGTGATCAATGAAGTTTTCTCCCGGTCCTctgggttcatttggatttggtTTACCCGGAGTttcgagaaaggtaaggatcttgtggctggccgtagcatcgatcagacgatcaatgttgggtaatgggaaagagtctttagggcatgctttgttcaaatctttgtaatctacacacattgtaagtttatttccctttttagggactaccactacgttagctagccattcaggatattttacttccctgatggatcctattttgagaagtttggttacctcttcCTTGATGAATACATGCTTTACCTCGAACTAAGGTCTCCTATTTTGCTTCACTAGTTTAAATCTGGGATCGATAGTTAGTCGATGGGTAGTTATCTATGGCGGAATCCCTATCATATCTAAATGCGACCAAGCGAAGAAATCAATATTATCGatgagaaattgaatgagtttttctaTAAGCTCGGGGGTTAACACCgtccccaggtataccttttgttctAGAAGATGCTCAATTAATATGACCTGTTCGAGTTCTTTGATCATGGATTTTGGTTCATCTGATTCCTCAGGGGCGACGAAAGTTCGAGGGGTGATAaaatcttcttcttcattctcgGCCACCTGTTCATTGGACATTTATCCCTCAGGATCAACCGAGGGTACGtgatgtgattgctatttggtcacTTGTTCGTCTTTCGACCTCTCCGATGTGGATGGAGTCGACACTGGTGCTGAGTCGTGCACTACAAACATTTCCTTAGCTATATGTTGCTCTCCGTATAGTATTTTCATGTCGTCCTTCATCGGGAACTTCATCATTTGGTAGAGGGCCGATGGTACCGCCCTCATGCTATGGATTCACGGCCTTCCGAGCAAAGCATTatatctcatgtcaccttcgatgacatgaaattttgtgtCTTGTATGGTTCCGGCCACATTGAAtgggaggatgatttctccttttgtcatttcacttgccatgttaaaGCCTTTCAAAACCTGAGATGCCGGTATGATTTGATCGAGCAGCCCGAGCTGCTCCATGACCCCAGACTTGATTATATTCACCGAACTACCTAGATCTACGAGAACATGTTTagcttgaactttatttaaaaggatagaaattacaagtgcatcgttgtgaggttgagaTAAAGCCTCGATGTCTTCCTCGCTGAATGTAAGGGTGTCCTCGGGCAAGTAATCCCGAGTCtgcttttcccttgtgatggatactttggtgcgtttgAATATTGGTCCCTACGGGACGTCGATTTCgctgatgatcatgtgaatgacatgttggggttcttCTGGTTCACTCTTCCTACCTGCATCCCTCTCCCTGAAGTAATTCTTAGCTCGATCACATAGGAGTTCTCGAAGTTGGACCTTATTGAATAACCTAGCCACTTACTCCCTTAGCTGTCTGCAGTCCTCCgttctatgaccatgtgtgccatgatacttgcacatcaagttcGGGTTCCTTTGGGAGGGATCGGTCTGTATTGTCCTgggccacttagtatctttgattctcccaatagcCGAGACGATCCCTGATGCATCTAAGCTGAAATTCTACTCTGATAGTCGGGGGCTTTGGCGGGGTAGACATGCTTATCGAACCCGTTCTTGATCATGAGCCCCCGAGAACGTGGACCTTGGTCACTTCTTCGATTGCTCTGAGAGGTATTATGGTTTGGGCTGTTGTTTTTTCGATCATATGGTTGATACCGTTCTTTGTTGAATCTTGATCCCCGATCTGTGTCCCTTGGGGGCTTGACTACGAATCTATTCAGGtgaactgagcccgagggggctcccaactagTTATCCTTAGCCCTAACTTTTGACTGATACCGATTGTGCACGTCCGTCCATgtcacagctggatactcgatcaattTTTGCGTTAGCTGTCGCGATCCTATCGAGTttttttcattcaaaccttgTATGAAGGCCTAAACTACTTAGTCATCGGAGACCAGGGGTAATTCCATCCTTTCCATTTAAAACCaggacacgaactcccttagcatttaGCCGTCCCTTTGTTTTATCTTGAATACGTCCGATTTTCTTGTGgtcacctttatggccccggcgtgtgcgtTCACGAAAGTATCCGCCAACAGAACAAACAAATCAATGGAGTTAGGAGATAAGTTGTGATACAGATCATGGCTCTTTTTGATAGTGTTTCTGCAAACTTTTTTAACAGTACTAACTCGATTTTGTCATcattcaagtcatttcctttaaTTCCATAAGTGTAAGAAGTAATATGTTCATTAGGGTCCGTTGTCCCGTTGTATTTTGTTATATCGGGCATTCGAAACTTCTTGGGAATAGGCATCGGAGCCGCGCTTGGGCGGAAAGGTTTTTGTATGAAATTTTGGCATCAACGCCCTTCAAAACTGGAGGTGTTTCGGGTATCTGGTCTACCCGGGagttgtaagtttccacctttttatctttttcttataTCTTCTTTTCTCCTAACTCGATTCTTTTAgttagttcctcgagcattttcataattgCGGGGTCAGTCCTCGAGCCGCTTTCATCGGGCCTTTCACGCACTGGTTCATGTTGTGTGTTAACTGGTTCGAGGGTGTTAGGAGTCCTGTTCTAACTCTGAAGCTGAGCGATGGTgacttgctgagcttgcagcatctcgaataCACCTGGAGGCTAACTCCTCCTTCTTCTAGTCCACATGTTTCCTGGCCTCCGACTCGAGCTTCCCCGTGTGCATTTCTTACGGAGTTTGTGCCTACGTCCGTGTTTAGATCGTTGTGGGAGCTGATATCAACTGGCTCCACGTTTGGCACTCCCTCAGGGTTTATGGGTGGTACACTGAGCCCTATTCCGCTATTTTCTCCAAGTCCATCACTGTCATGAGCAGGTGCGTTTTGTGTGCTAGACATATTTAAGCATGAAATCAAaaaatctttgacaagaaaaagaGTACAGAATAACGTGTGTATCAGAAAACTAGCACTAAcacaatcactattatctttagccccatggtgggcgccaaattgtttacctaAAAAATGTGAGTAGCAATTAAAGATAATTTGTGgtttttaaagatacgtgatataTTCTAATACTAGTGATTATATGATTAATATTGAGCTTAAGTAAGAAGAAATAATGAACCAAATTGATGTTGTTGAAACAGTAGGGGCCTGGAGCTTGTCTATTCAGGGACCTCGAGGTCAACTAAGAACAATAAAGTATGAAGAATAAAGTATAGACAATAAAGCTCAAGAATAATTGTTGAGCACGTTAAACAAGAGAAGAATAAGAATGTTCTATTGCAATGAATGATCTGATGCCTTTataatgattggggtcccctttatattgGAGGAGAAAACCCCAATATAGTACCTTGCTCATAAAGGTAAAGAATTCTAGTGGTACATGTGTATAACGGCCTAGTACGGACATGTATCATTTCGTACAACCCTTATCTTATAATTAATGCTTTGGTCCACGTGTCCTTGAGAAACTCCCGCCCTTTCTTGATTGACTTCGAGATAATGTTGTCCTCGATGCATTCCGTGCCAGGCATTCGATCAGCTTCCTCGAGGTAGATGTCCCTTAGCCGGATACGACACCAATTTCAAGTCTCCCGGACTCAGGCCAATAGCTCGATTTAAGACTTCAAAATCATACtcctcgattttgaccgtatacaatacTTCATCACAATTTTCAACCATACATGCTCTCTCaaatatttgcaaaaaaaaaatgtgttAGTTGAAGTTCGAACCTTTGACATCTTTGAGCAAAATCAAGCACATAGCCAACGTACCAAAAGACAATATATGTCAAGCAGTgtcatttttttctatttattcgTTTTCTCATAGTATTAATATATATAATTAGTAAAATATTTTGACGAAGCGGCATCGCGTGGATCTGCCCCTGCCGGTGCCAGAGGCAGATTTAGGGGGTGGAAGGAAGGGGCCTGATCCCCCTTTATAAgaaaattacactatatatataaGACAAAATCTATTTTGTgcctctatatattatattttgaatcctcTTGGCATAGCCTAAAAGCATAGCTCAGCGGTAAATGGGGTTTAAAACCTTTGTGAGATTGTTGGTTTAATTTCCACTTACCATAGTCTCTTTTAaatttttatccttttctttttctaactcctttAGTTAAAATCCTGTCTCCGTCACTGCTTGGTGCACTAAGCTTTGTGTGGGTTTTGGGAAAGTGTACGTTGGGAATACATTATGTATATTACACGGAGTTTTACCTCGCACTTATCAAAGCGCGTTTCCACGACTACATTTTACTTGGTATATTTCAGTTGCTAGCGCCATGAATCACTGCAGAAAAGTTATCAAAATTTGATCACCTGGCACACCTTTAATATTTATTCGAAGTAACTGATCATGCCAAGCAAAAGTATGATTTTCAGTCATCATCCTTCATGCTATAAGGAATTATACTTATAATTTGGTGCACAACACGTTACAGATGATGTTGAGGTGGTAGAAGACTGTAATTAGTTTATGAACTCAAGCTTTTTAACATACCTGTACAACGAGTGTAAGTCAGTTAGATTTCAGACTTAAAACTACCATAAATCCCCATTTCTCTTACTGTTATATCACAGTTCAGGATCTTGAACCTTTCTTTTGGACACAATTTAGAGAACAACTATGTTTTTGATCAACTAAAATTTGTTCACAATGGAAGTACTAAActtggatttcgatgttgtttcgAGAAAAATGACCTCCCACCATAAGACAATGACCTCTTCATTGAAGAAGCACTCTCCATCACCCTTTTCATTCTTGAATTTGAACCTATTTCCTCATTTCTTGTTGTCTCAACGCAGCTTTTTTCACCTCCACCCTTTGGTAACACAACAATTTGTAGTCCTATGGTTGTAGAAATTGAAGAATTCATAGAAACAGACCTCCTCATTGGTTGTACTTCCATATCTTTATCACCCCTTTTAATGGTCATTTCTTTTTTCGATGTTTCAGGACGTTCAATCACACCCGTCACTCTCCTCACATTTTCTTGAAATTCCTCATCTCTGGCTTCATTGTTGCTATTCACTTCTACAATTATCTCTCTTTGTGAGCCATTATCTTCATTGGAGCTCATATTAGTACTAGAGATGGGGCCGATTGTACCCACTGGAGCAGACGTTGCAGTGTTAGAGACGATGGCAGCACGACACAAGGGGCAATTTGTGTGTGATCTAAGCCATGTGTCAATACAATGGATGTGAAAGCCATGGTTACATTTTGGTAACAACCTAAGAGAATCATCATCTTGGAATTCATTTAAGCAAACAGAGCACTCTGTTCCATCAATCAAACCATCCCCCCTTTTGTACTTGAAAATTGTGATCAAATTAATAACTGCAGGCTGAAGACCTACAGTATTGATGTACCAAATGGGATGATCAATAACCGGACCTCGGTTTTCATCCAAGAACTCTTCGCTAACGCCTTCTGATTGTGTTCGTGAGTGTCTCCTACGTCTCCAATTCGTGCAGTTCCTCACGACGATTATGTAGTAGCTGAGAAGTAGGAACAAGCTAGCAAGCAAGGCGACAGAGATGATTACATAAGGTGAAATGTTTCGAACATTTTTGTTACTCGATTGTGGCTGTAGTAGTGCTGGTGGTGGCATGTAATAGTCCATATCAGGGTACGGATAACAGCCATAAGGGCATGTTGAGTCACAAACGTCATGACAATCTGCTGTTTGGTTTGAAGTTGGAAATAGCTTTCTTGGTTTTATGGCCATTGAATTATCAAAGAGAATGGTGAGAATTTTTGAGAGTTGCTAGGAGTTTGATCTTGAATAAACAATAATGGAGTTAGGTTAGGTTGTGGGTAgaagaaaatgatgatttagTTGAGGAGTCATTGTGATCCATGTATCTAATCTTTCTCTGAAATGTGTAGTTGTCAATAAGGAAGCGTGGCAAGATT contains:
- the LOC107826096 gene encoding RING-H2 finger protein ATL52-like, whose translation is MAIKPRKLFPTSNQTADCHDVCDSTCPYGCYPYPDMDYYMPPPALLQPQSSNKNVRNISPYVIISVALLASLFLLLSYYIIVVRNCTNWRRRRHSRTQSEGVSEEFLDENRGPVIDHPIWYINTVGLQPAVINLITIFKYKRGDGLIDGTECSVCLNEFQDDDSLRLLPKCNHGFHIHCIDTWLRSHTNCPLCRAAIVSNTATSAPVGTIGPISSTNMSSNEDNGSQREIIVEVNSNNEARDEEFQENVRRVTGVIERPETSKKEMTIKRGDKDMEVQPMRRSVSMNSSISTTIGLQIVVLPKGGGEKSCVETTRNEEIGSNSRMKRVMESASSMKRSLSYGGRSFFSKQHRNPSLVLPL